One region of Pseudanabaena sp. BC1403 genomic DNA includes:
- a CDS encoding TerB family tellurite resistance protein, with the protein MTPQELPPPISPRQMDMLRAVAAMAWADGKLEPDEIRLMLDEFAMLFAKTEKERSDLKTRLKDYLGQNIPLEEVVPNIKSVEDRKMTLRLGYQVIQASRRNPNEPMINLDEAAAYQRLVRILDLPPDVVADIEASIVPHEDSYPNGIIKSLALRLHKLLGNLN; encoded by the coding sequence ATGACACCTCAAGAACTTCCCCCTCCGATTAGTCCTCGTCAGATGGATATGCTTCGTGCTGTAGCTGCAATGGCTTGGGCTGATGGAAAACTTGAGCCTGATGAAATTCGGCTGATGCTTGATGAATTTGCAATGTTATTTGCCAAAACTGAAAAAGAGCGTAGTGATCTAAAAACTAGGCTTAAGGATTACTTAGGGCAAAATATTCCTCTTGAAGAAGTTGTGCCAAACATCAAAAGTGTTGAAGATCGCAAAATGACTCTCAGACTTGGATATCAAGTAATCCAAGCTAGTCGGCGCAATCCTAATGAACCAATGATCAATCTTGATGAAGCCGCAGCTTATCAAAGGTTAGTCAGAATACTAGATTTGCCTCCAGATGTTGTAGCTGATATCGAAGCCTCTATCGTTCCTCACGAAGACTCTTATCCAAACGGAATCATTAAATCTTTGGCATTAAGACTACATAAATTGCTTGGAAATTTAAATTAA
- a CDS encoding heavy-metal-associated domain-containing protein: MNLTISVPSIGCSSCIETITKAIQSVDASAAVTGDAATKSLDIESQLPEVKIRELIAIAGHKAE; encoded by the coding sequence ATGAATTTAACGATCTCAGTTCCTTCCATCGGTTGTTCTAGTTGTATCGAAACTATTACAAAAGCGATCCAATCTGTTGATGCATCGGCAGCGGTTACTGGTGACGCTGCAACTAAGTCTTTAGATATCGAGAGCCAGTTGCCTGAAGTCAAGATCCGTGAACTAATTGCGATCGCAGGTCACAAAGCCGAGTAA
- a CDS encoding Crp/Fnr family transcriptional regulator: protein MRDGTDLQQKIMSAPFFLGLPDEAVIRATAHMVTRSHPADQVILLENDWGNSVYFILEGWAKIRTYNLDGKEITLNILGFGEMFGEMAPLDQVPRSTDVITLTPTTIGSLPAPDFVHLIETEPTAGIHLARLMAKRLRQVNRRLRLREADSTSRVADVLLFLAEGQGTKVSGGLEIPNLPHRELSSLSGLARETVTRVLGKLERKNLIQRIPDRDVLCILNPEGLESLMV, encoded by the coding sequence ATGCGGGATGGAACTGATCTTCAGCAAAAAATTATGTCTGCCCCATTCTTTTTGGGGTTACCTGATGAAGCCGTAATTAGGGCAACAGCTCACATGGTCACGCGCAGCCATCCAGCCGATCAAGTAATTTTGTTGGAAAACGATTGGGGCAACTCAGTTTATTTCATATTAGAAGGTTGGGCAAAAATTCGCACCTATAACCTCGATGGCAAAGAAATCACTCTAAATATCCTAGGCTTTGGCGAGATGTTCGGCGAAATGGCTCCTCTTGATCAAGTGCCAAGATCCACTGATGTGATTACGCTTACGCCGACAACTATCGGTAGCCTCCCGGCTCCAGATTTTGTTCATCTGATTGAAACAGAGCCTACTGCGGGAATCCATTTAGCAAGGCTGATGGCAAAGCGCTTACGTCAAGTTAATCGGCGGTTACGATTACGAGAGGCTGATAGTACTTCTCGTGTTGCCGATGTCCTGCTGTTTCTAGCCGAGGGACAAGGTACAAAAGTCAGTGGTGGTCTAGAAATCCCTAATTTGCCCCATCGCGAGCTTAGTAGTCTAAGTGGGTTAGCAAGAGAGACTGTCACTCGTGTACTGGGAAAACTAGAGCGCAAAAATTTAATTCAGCGTATTCCCGATCGCGATGTGCTTTGCATACTCAACCCTGAAGGCTTAGAATCTTTGATGGTTTAG
- the ribBA gene encoding bifunctional 3,4-dihydroxy-2-butanone-4-phosphate synthase/GTP cyclohydrolase II, translated as MTKFQFDSIPDALNDLKSGRLIVVVDDENRENEGDLIGAAQFATPEMVNFMAVKARGLICLAMTGERLDRLDLPLMVDRNTDSQQTAFTVSIDAVEGTSTGISAEDRSRTIQAAINPNTRPNDLRRPGHIFPLRAKDGGVLKRAGHTEAAVDLAQMSGLYPAGVICEIQNDDGSMARLPELIEYAKLHNLKLISIADLISYRLAHDRFVQREAIANLPSLFGNFKVYAYRNKLDNTEHLAIVKGDLQEFPNNEVLVRVHSECLTGDALGSLRCDCRGQLQSALKMIEFANWGVVVYLRQEGRGIGLINKIKAYNLQDGGLDTVEANEKLGFGADLRTYGVGAQILHDLGIKKMRLITNNPRKLAGLKGFDIEVVGRLPLLIETNEHNLRYLETKAEKLGHLLLQTKLITLGIRWTAHKPAEWFDQLREVSSANDLLLQEETSIAFASLFANADTQAPNLLAKEFSSNLSIVHLGFDRSNEISDDWYEQPNHPYRQAIVRILKHLKQWEQVATFRFCVAINDADLPENFVETINLGLAWHTPWLKDRMYEWFNFFLRDDDDLAIPDK; from the coding sequence TTGACTAAGTTTCAATTTGACTCTATTCCCGATGCTCTTAATGACCTCAAATCTGGTCGTCTCATTGTCGTTGTCGATGATGAAAACCGTGAAAATGAAGGCGATCTGATTGGGGCTGCCCAATTTGCCACACCTGAAATGGTAAATTTTATGGCGGTAAAAGCGCGAGGTCTGATTTGTCTGGCGATGACAGGCGAACGTCTTGACCGCTTAGATCTACCACTGATGGTCGATCGCAATACTGATAGCCAGCAAACAGCCTTCACCGTCAGTATTGATGCGGTAGAAGGTACATCAACAGGAATTTCGGCTGAGGATCGATCTCGCACAATTCAGGCGGCGATTAATCCAAATACGCGCCCGAATGATCTGCGTCGCCCAGGTCACATTTTTCCTCTCAGGGCTAAAGATGGCGGCGTACTTAAAAGAGCTGGGCATACTGAGGCGGCGGTAGATCTGGCTCAAATGTCAGGACTATATCCCGCAGGTGTGATTTGTGAGATCCAAAATGATGACGGCTCAATGGCTCGGCTACCTGAACTGATTGAATATGCAAAGTTGCATAACTTGAAATTAATCAGCATTGCCGATCTAATTAGTTATCGGCTAGCTCATGATCGTTTTGTGCAGAGAGAAGCGATCGCCAACTTGCCATCGCTATTTGGAAACTTTAAGGTTTATGCCTATCGCAATAAACTTGATAATACTGAGCATCTTGCGATCGTCAAAGGGGATCTACAGGAATTTCCTAACAATGAAGTGTTAGTGCGCGTACATTCTGAATGTCTTACAGGTGATGCGCTCGGATCGCTCCGTTGTGATTGTCGTGGACAGTTACAAAGTGCTTTGAAAATGATCGAGTTTGCCAACTGGGGCGTAGTCGTCTACTTACGCCAAGAAGGGCGTGGTATTGGTTTGATTAATAAAATCAAAGCCTATAACCTTCAAGATGGTGGATTAGATACGGTCGAAGCTAACGAAAAGTTAGGATTTGGGGCTGATCTGCGTACCTATGGCGTTGGGGCGCAAATTTTACATGATCTGGGGATTAAGAAAATGCGTTTAATTACCAATAACCCCAGAAAATTAGCTGGACTTAAAGGTTTTGATATTGAAGTTGTTGGGCGATTGCCTTTACTCATCGAAACCAATGAGCATAATTTGCGCTATCTCGAAACCAAAGCGGAAAAGCTAGGACATTTGCTCTTGCAGACTAAACTAATTACCCTTGGGATTCGTTGGACAGCGCATAAACCTGCTGAATGGTTTGATCAGTTACGAGAAGTTTCCTCGGCTAACGATCTATTGCTACAAGAGGAGACCTCTATAGCTTTTGCGAGTTTATTTGCCAATGCTGATACGCAAGCTCCAAACCTATTAGCAAAAGAGTTTTCCAGTAATCTCTCAATTGTCCATTTAGGATTTGATCGCTCCAATGAAATTTCTGATGATTGGTATGAACAGCCAAATCATCCCTATCGTCAGGCGATCGTGCGCATATTAAAACATCTAAAACAATGGGAACAGGTTGCGACCTTTAGATTTTGTGTGGCGATTAATGACGCTGATTTGCCTGAAAATTTTGTGGAAACAATCAACTTAGGTTTAGCGTGGCATACGCCTTGGCTAAAAGATCGGATGTATGAGTGGTTTAACTTTTTCCTCCGCGACGACGACGATCTTGCCATTCCAGATAAGTAA
- a CDS encoding S-layer homology domain-containing protein produces the protein MTNQTRRSSTALLVAVSFIGSSAIPLFSATSAFAQTTFNDVPTGYWAQTFIQELASRDIIKGFPDGGFRPNDPVTRAQFAAMLSKAVTKSPIRGGVTFVDVASSYWAASAIQTSYTTGFMSGYPGNVFEPTQNIPRVQVLVSLANGLNYSASQAPETILQTYADASGIPNYARNSVAAATENRLVVNYPNVQFLNPNQTATRAEVAAFIYQSLVRSGQANAIASPYIVGQTTTTPPVQNQVRIPAGNIIAVQYSKDKILLGPDEKVPLVLNVSQNIANSQGTILIPAGTQVVGELRTVSGGAQFFASELVFANGQRKSINGTSKVVTTTEKVDKGVNVGGLLQNAALGAAAAAAISAVTGDRAIATEEVLGGAGVAALIGLFLGRNSVTLASVNPNTDLAVTLNSDLLL, from the coding sequence ATGACAAATCAAACTAGACGTTCTAGCACTGCATTACTTGTTGCGGTTAGCTTTATTGGTAGCTCTGCTATTCCTTTATTCAGCGCAACCTCTGCATTTGCTCAGACTACGTTTAATGATGTGCCTACAGGATATTGGGCGCAGACTTTTATTCAAGAGTTAGCATCAAGAGACATTATTAAAGGCTTTCCTGATGGGGGATTTCGTCCAAATGATCCAGTAACAAGAGCACAATTTGCAGCGATGCTGAGCAAAGCTGTGACAAAATCACCAATTCGAGGTGGTGTAACTTTTGTTGATGTTGCTTCAAGTTATTGGGCAGCTTCAGCTATTCAAACTTCATACACAACTGGTTTTATGTCTGGCTACCCAGGCAATGTTTTTGAGCCGACCCAAAATATTCCTCGTGTGCAGGTTTTAGTTTCCCTTGCTAATGGCTTAAATTATTCTGCTAGTCAAGCACCTGAGACAATTCTACAAACCTATGCTGATGCTTCTGGCATCCCTAACTATGCCAGAAATAGTGTAGCTGCGGCTACTGAGAATCGATTGGTGGTTAATTATCCCAATGTCCAGTTCTTAAACCCTAATCAAACCGCAACTAGAGCCGAAGTTGCAGCCTTTATCTATCAATCTTTGGTACGCTCAGGACAAGCCAATGCGATCGCTTCTCCTTATATCGTGGGACAGACAACTACGACTCCTCCTGTACAAAATCAAGTCAGAATTCCCGCAGGCAATATAATCGCTGTGCAGTATTCCAAAGACAAGATTTTGCTTGGGCCTGATGAAAAAGTGCCTTTAGTACTCAATGTGTCACAAAATATTGCTAATTCCCAAGGCACCATTTTGATACCTGCTGGTACTCAAGTTGTAGGTGAATTGCGAACTGTTTCAGGTGGCGCTCAGTTTTTTGCCAGCGAACTTGTTTTTGCCAATGGTCAAAGAAAGTCGATTAATGGAACTTCTAAAGTTGTTACTACAACCGAGAAAGTTGACAAGGGTGTAAACGTTGGTGGACTTCTACAAAATGCTGCTCTTGGTGCTGCTGCCGCTGCTGCGATCTCAGCTGTAACAGGTGATCGCGCGATCGCAACTGAGGAAGTACTCGGTGGTGCAGGTGTTGCCGCATTAATCGGTCTATTTTTAGGACGTAATAGTGTCACTCTTGCTTCTGTCAATCCTAATACTGACCTAGCCGTAACTTTAAATTCCGATCTTTTGCTATAG
- the moaC gene encoding cyclic pyranopterin monophosphate synthase MoaC: MDTDILQSLAHLDQSGNAQMVDVTHKPQTIRRAIAVCEISMKTTTLDAIQAGNVPKGDVLGTARLAGIMAAKQTANLIPMCHPLNLTSVDVKIFLDENIPGYQIEAEVKTKSETGVEMEAMTAATIAALTLYDMAKSLEKTMIISNTRLIHKSGGKSGDFNAPKGDYCDI, from the coding sequence ATGGATACGGATATTCTTCAGTCACTCGCTCATCTCGATCAAAGTGGTAATGCTCAGATGGTGGATGTGACTCATAAACCGCAAACGATAAGACGGGCGATCGCTGTTTGCGAGATATCTATGAAAACAACAACGCTAGATGCTATCCAAGCAGGAAATGTGCCAAAGGGCGATGTGTTGGGGACGGCAAGGCTAGCAGGGATTATGGCAGCGAAACAAACAGCTAACTTGATCCCCATGTGTCATCCGCTTAATCTCACTAGTGTCGATGTCAAGATTTTTCTAGATGAAAATATCCCAGGCTATCAAATTGAGGCGGAGGTAAAAACCAAATCTGAAACTGGGGTGGAAATGGAAGCTATGACCGCTGCCACGATCGCGGCTTTAACCCTTTACGATATGGCAAAGTCCCTCGAAAAGACAATGATCATCTCAAATACAAGGTTGATCCACAAGAGTGGTGGCAAGTCAGGAGATTTTAATGCGCCTAAAGGCGATTATTGCGATATTTAA
- the murC gene encoding UDP-N-acetylmuramate--L-alanine ligase, with protein MLNPVDFSGRPFHFVGIGGIGMSAIAYILAKQGFTVSGSDLSSNRITQKLQALGVKIFQGHHADNINLTNAPQVVCSTAINQQNPEFQVAQANGLPILHRSDLLAALIEQFQAISVAGTHGKTTTSSLVGFLLLKAGLDPSIIIGGEVSAWQGNARLGQGKYLVAEADESDGTLVKFLSHIGIITNIELDHPDHYHNLEQVVEIFQTFAKRCEIVVGCIDCPTVKEFIHSDITYSLHDPTADYMVSEVNYTPSDTQALVIERGKTLGRISVGLLGKHNLSNVLAAIAVARYVGVEWQAIADALPDFVGASRRFEIKGVQNGITFVDDYAHHPSEIIATLASARQQNTTSRVVAIFQPHRYSRTQRFLAEFSHSFTDADMVIVTDIYAASELNDGKITGLQVSEAIASVQDQVHYLPTLKDVQSFLVKNLQSGDLAVFLGAGNLNQAIAPTIQELTN; from the coding sequence ATGCTGAATCCAGTTGATTTCAGCGGTAGACCGTTTCATTTTGTGGGTATTGGCGGGATCGGGATGTCGGCGATCGCCTATATTTTAGCGAAGCAAGGATTTACGGTATCTGGCTCGGATCTTAGTAGCAATCGCATCACTCAAAAACTACAGGCTCTGGGTGTAAAAATTTTTCAAGGGCATCATGCGGACAACATCAATCTGACAAATGCACCTCAGGTTGTATGTTCCACAGCTATCAATCAACAAAACCCTGAGTTTCAGGTAGCTCAGGCAAACGGCTTACCAATTTTGCATCGTTCGGATTTATTAGCAGCATTGATCGAACAATTTCAGGCGATCTCGGTTGCTGGTACTCACGGCAAAACAACAACTAGTAGCTTAGTCGGCTTTTTATTGCTCAAAGCAGGACTTGACCCCAGTATTATCATTGGCGGGGAAGTAAGCGCTTGGCAGGGAAATGCGCGTTTGGGGCAAGGCAAATATCTAGTTGCTGAAGCCGATGAGTCCGATGGTACTTTAGTGAAATTCTTATCGCATATTGGCATTATTACCAATATTGAACTAGACCACCCTGATCACTATCACAACCTTGAACAGGTAGTTGAAATCTTCCAGACTTTTGCAAAACGTTGTGAAATTGTCGTTGGCTGCATTGATTGTCCAACAGTAAAGGAATTTATTCATTCAGATATTACCTATAGTTTGCATGACCCAACCGCAGACTATATGGTGTCGGAAGTGAATTACACGCCTTCAGACACACAAGCCTTAGTAATCGAACGTGGTAAAACTTTAGGCAGAATTTCAGTGGGTTTGCTTGGTAAGCATAATCTCAGCAATGTTCTCGCTGCGATCGCAGTAGCACGTTATGTTGGTGTTGAGTGGCAAGCGATCGCCGATGCTTTACCTGATTTTGTTGGGGCTAGTCGCCGCTTTGAGATTAAAGGCGTGCAGAACGGGATTACTTTTGTTGATGACTATGCCCATCACCCTAGCGAAATTATTGCGACCCTTGCTTCAGCAAGACAACAAAATACGACTAGTCGTGTAGTTGCGATTTTTCAGCCACACCGATACAGTCGCACCCAAAGATTCTTAGCAGAATTTAGTCATTCCTTCACCGATGCCGACATGGTGATTGTCACTGATATCTACGCTGCTAGTGAACTCAATGATGGCAAGATCACAGGTCTACAAGTTTCTGAAGCGATCGCCTCGGTACAAGATCAAGTGCATTATTTACCAACCCTCAAAGATGTCCAATCATTCTTAGTGAAAAATTTGCAGTCGGGCGATCTAGCTGTATTTCTTGGTGCGGGCAATCTTAATCAGGCGATCGCGCCAACCATCCAAGAATTAACCAATTAA
- the tsaE gene encoding tRNA (adenosine(37)-N6)-threonylcarbamoyltransferase complex ATPase subunit type 1 TsaE, with protein MTETVKIEIYADNLGVTQAIATQLAQFVTTGTIILLEGNLGSGKTTFMQAFGSALGISTTITSPTFTLIDEYTEGRLPLYHIDLYRLEPSQIPSLHLEEYWRGEDFPLGVVAIEWASKLVKIPPNHLKINLSVPMSSKNKEETKNLDLNLEDDLEVLSEARLIHLIAQGETYIDILTALCAEDETKTLVKSNAKHYF; from the coding sequence ATGACTGAGACTGTAAAGATTGAGATTTATGCCGATAATCTTGGTGTGACGCAAGCGATCGCTACCCAACTTGCTCAGTTTGTGACTACAGGTACAATTATCCTGCTCGAAGGCAATCTCGGCAGTGGCAAAACCACTTTTATGCAAGCCTTTGGCAGCGCACTCGGCATTAGCACTACAATTACTAGCCCAACATTTACGCTAATCGATGAATATACCGAAGGTCGCTTGCCACTTTATCACATTGATCTTTACCGCCTAGAGCCGTCTCAAATTCCCAGCTTACATTTAGAAGAATATTGGCGTGGTGAAGATTTTCCTCTCGGTGTGGTGGCGATCGAGTGGGCAAGCAAACTGGTTAAAATTCCGCCCAACCATCTCAAGATTAATCTCTCAGTACCAATGAGCTCAAAAAATAAAGAAGAGACAAAAAATCTTGACTTAAATTTAGAAGATGATCTAGAAGTCTTGTCTGAAGCTCGCCTTATCCATCTAATCGCTCAAGGCGAAACCTATATTGATATTCTGACAGCACTTTGTGCTGAAGACGAAACCAAGACCCTTGTTAAAAGTAATGCCAAGCATTACTTTTAA
- the murB gene encoding UDP-N-acetylmuramate dehydrogenase: MSLDLQIQNSIRSNVSLAGLTSMRVGGAAEYFISPRSSAELAESLSWASDLHLPITIIGAGSNLLISDQGLAGLVVCTRHLRGIEFEDLSGQVTAAAGEPVARLAMQIASHGWSGFEWAVGIPGTVGGLVVMNAGAQGGCAADCVVSVQTVTLTGKTHLIYPQDLDFSYRTSSLQKSSSIVTGATFKFQAGGNPVAIAEDTEAKLKVRHHTQPYHLPNCGSVFRNPLPQFAAKLIQDAGLKGYQIGNAQVSELHANFIVNLGNAKASDIFSLIQHIKTVISDRDGVVLETEVKMIGHF; encoded by the coding sequence ATGTCACTCGATCTTCAAATCCAAAACTCAATTCGCTCAAATGTATCTCTTGCAGGACTAACTTCAATGCGAGTTGGAGGTGCGGCTGAGTACTTCATTTCGCCTCGCTCATCCGCTGAACTAGCTGAAAGTCTCTCATGGGCAAGTGATCTGCATTTACCAATCACAATTATTGGTGCTGGCAGCAATCTTTTAATCAGTGATCAAGGCTTAGCGGGTTTGGTCGTTTGCACTCGACACCTACGTGGCATTGAATTTGAAGATCTTTCTGGTCAAGTTACTGCTGCGGCAGGAGAACCTGTAGCTCGATTAGCAATGCAAATCGCTAGCCATGGTTGGTCAGGCTTTGAATGGGCAGTTGGTATTCCAGGGACTGTGGGAGGATTGGTTGTAATGAATGCAGGAGCACAGGGCGGCTGTGCGGCTGATTGTGTGGTTTCAGTGCAGACCGTAACCTTAACTGGTAAAACTCATCTAATTTATCCTCAAGATTTAGATTTCAGCTACCGAACCTCGTCTTTACAAAAATCATCAAGCATCGTCACAGGAGCAACCTTTAAATTTCAAGCTGGTGGTAATCCAGTAGCGATCGCAGAGGATACTGAGGCAAAACTTAAAGTAAGGCACCACACACAGCCCTATCATTTGCCAAACTGCGGTAGTGTTTTTCGTAATCCATTGCCTCAATTTGCCGCAAAACTCATTCAAGACGCAGGCTTGAAGGGCTATCAAATCGGCAATGCCCAAGTCTCAGAATTACATGCTAATTTCATAGTTAATCTGGGGAATGCAAAAGCTAGTGATATTTTCAGTCTCATTCAACACATTAAAACTGTAATCAGTGATCGCGATGGCGTGGTACTGGAAACCGAAGTCAAGATGATCGGTCATTTCTAA
- the psbA gene encoding photosystem II q(b) protein, with the protein MTTAVQRRESASLWDQFCNWITSTDNRLYVGWFGVIMIPCLLSATICFIIAFIGAPPVDIDGIREPVAGSLFFGNNMISGAVVPSSNAIGLHFYPIWEADSLDEWLYNGGPYQLVVFHFLIGIFCYMGREWELSYRLGMRPWIAVAYSAPVAAATAVFLIYPIGQGSFSDGMPLGISGTFNFMIVFQAEHNILMHPFHMLGVAGVFGGSLFSAMHGSLVTSSLIRETTENESQNSGYKFGQEEETYNIVAAHGYFGRLIFQYASFNNSRQLHFFLALWPVVGIWFTALGVSTMAFNLNGFNFNQSISDSQGRVVPSWADVINRANLGMEVMHERNAHNFPLDLAAVDVAPVAMAAPAING; encoded by the coding sequence ATGACAACAGCAGTACAAAGACGCGAAAGCGCTTCACTGTGGGATCAGTTTTGCAACTGGATCACCAGCACCGACAACCGCCTCTATGTAGGTTGGTTCGGCGTAATCATGATCCCTTGCTTACTATCAGCCACAATTTGTTTCATCATCGCCTTCATTGGTGCTCCTCCAGTAGACATTGACGGAATCCGCGAGCCAGTAGCTGGCAGCTTGTTTTTCGGCAACAACATGATTTCTGGCGCAGTCGTACCATCTTCAAATGCGATTGGCTTGCACTTTTACCCCATTTGGGAAGCAGATAGCCTTGACGAATGGCTATATAACGGTGGTCCTTACCAATTGGTAGTATTCCACTTCCTCATTGGCATTTTCTGCTACATGGGACGTGAATGGGAACTTTCCTATCGCCTCGGTATGCGTCCTTGGATCGCCGTAGCATATTCTGCGCCAGTAGCAGCAGCAACCGCAGTATTCTTGATCTACCCAATCGGACAAGGATCATTCTCTGACGGTATGCCTTTGGGAATCTCTGGTACTTTCAACTTCATGATCGTATTCCAAGCAGAACACAACATCTTGATGCATCCTTTCCACATGTTGGGAGTAGCAGGCGTGTTCGGTGGTTCATTGTTCAGTGCAATGCACGGTTCACTCGTAACCTCCAGCTTGATCCGTGAAACCACCGAAAACGAAAGCCAAAACTCAGGCTACAAATTCGGACAAGAAGAAGAAACCTACAACATCGTTGCAGCTCACGGCTACTTCGGACGTTTGATCTTCCAATATGCATCTTTCAATAACAGCCGTCAATTGCACTTCTTCCTAGCCCTATGGCCAGTAGTTGGCATTTGGTTCACCGCATTGGGCGTAAGCACCATGGCGTTTAACTTGAACGGTTTCAACTTCAACCAATCGATTTCTGATAGCCAAGGTCGTGTAGTACCATCTTGGGCAGACGTAATCAACCGCGCAAACTTGGGTATGGAAGTAATGCACGAGCGTAATGCTCACAACTTCCCTCTCGATTTGGCTGCTGTTGATGTTGCTCCTGTAGCTATGGCTGCTCCTGCTATCAACGGTTAA
- the tatA gene encoding twin-arginine translocase TatA/TatE family subunit gives MFGIGWPEVIVISLVGVAIFGAKRIPEIGRSVGQALRGFQDEVKGNGEPDELDSK, from the coding sequence ATGTTTGGAATTGGCTGGCCAGAAGTAATTGTGATTTCGCTTGTGGGTGTAGCAATTTTTGGGGCAAAGCGAATCCCTGAAATTGGTCGCAGTGTGGGACAAGCACTACGGGGCTTCCAAGATGAAGTAAAGGGTAATGGCGAACCTGATGAATTAGATTCTAAGTAG